A window of Methanothermobacter sp. genomic DNA:
GCTATTGGATGTCTCGAATTGGCTTCAATACTAGCAGCCAATTGTATGATATCCCTTTCATCGCCTTTGAGGGGTATTATATCTGTGACGTATGGCTTGCCTTCGGTGAGTGTCCCTGTTTTGTCAAATAGCACTTTTGTTATTTTTTCAGAAACTTCTAGTATTTCGCCCTTTTTGATGAGAATACCAAGTTCTGCACCTCGACCTATGCCCACGGTAACTGCTGTTGGTGTTGCGAGTCCAAGGGCGCATGGACATGCCACTACCAATGTTGATATAAAGGCAGTTAAAGAAAATAATAGTCCCATACCCTTAAGGTACCAGAATATGAAAGCCGTGAAGGCTATTATTAGAACTGTAGGTATAAAATATGAAACAGCCTTGTCAGCTATTCTCTGTAAAGGTGGTTTAGATCCTTGAGCTTCCTCTACCAATCTTATAATTTTTGCCAGGAATGTTTCCTCTCCTGTATGGGTTGTTCGGATTTTTATGATACCATCAGTGTTAATAGTGCCCGCCACTACATCTTTTCCCTTATCTTTAAACACTGGAATGGGTTCTCCTGTTACCATTGACTCATCAATGTGTGCTTGTCCTTCAATGATAATACCATCTGCTGGTATCCTATCCCCAGTTTTCACGATTAATATATCATCCTCTTTTAGGGTTTCCACTGGAACTTCTATTTCCTTATCATCTTTGAGTAGGGTTGCGGTCTCTGGTTGGAGTTCTAACAATTTTTTGATAGCTTCTGATGTTTTACCCTTAGCCTTTGCCTCAAGGTATCTTCCAAGTGTTAAGAAGGCTGCTAACATTAAAGCTGTTTCATAGAATATGAAATTTTGTGAGAGTATATTAAATGTGCCTAGTAAGCTGGAGATGAATGCTACTCCGATACCCATGGAGTACATAACATCCATATTAAGTGTTTTAGCCTGGAGTGAACGTATCGCGGCATTGAATATGGGATAACTTACATATAAAAACGGTAAAATCGATATTAGAAGCATGATATAATTCATGAAGGGAAATGTTATCTTGAGGTACATTATGAGCATGAGAGGGATCGAAACTCCCAAACCTACCATTATCCTCTTCTTTTTGGATTTAAGATCCTTTGAAAGCTTTTCATCAACTAGTTCCCCTTTAGTGCCAAGAAATTGGTATCCAAGTCCCTCTATGACCCTCTTGATATCCTCTATAGATATTAGATCCTTGTTATATTCTATGTATGCTGTTTCAGCTCCCAGGTTTACTGTGGCATCTATTATACCCTCAAGTTGTTCTAATCTTGATTCTATTGTCTTGGCGCACATTGCACAAGTCATGCCACCTACTTTAACCTGAATTTTATCATTTAAAACCTGATACCCATTCTCTTTTATTACTTGTTCTATGTCTTTAATCCCAATTTTCTTAGGATCATATTCTATAGTGGCCTTTGCTGTTGCAAAATTTACATTAACCTCTTTGACACCATCAATTTGTTTAAGTGCTTCTTCTATTCTCAGAGCGCATCCTGCGCAGCTCATCCCACCTATCCTAATATTAACCTTCATGATACCCCTAGAAGATTTTTGAGTATTTTACCGTCTTTTACTACGAGGAGTATGTTGTCAGGGTCTGCGAGACTTTTTATGTTTTCAAGGGGATTCTCTTTTACCACGATAATATCTGCAAATTTGCCCTTATCGAGGCTCCCTATCCTATCATCCCATCCAATACACTCCGCCGCTTTTAAAGTGGCAGATTCCAAAATCTCAGATGGTTCCATCCCTATATCGTACAAGTATGAAAGTTCTCTGAGGTTTTGCCCATGCTCTACAACTCCCGAGTCAGTGCCCATGACCAATTGGACTCCTTCCTCATAAGCGGTCTCTATATTCTCTTTATGAACCTTCGCAACTTCTATAGCATCCTTTCTACTGTAACTTGGAATTTCACTTTTCTTGGCTTTCTTGGCAAGCTCTGCCGTCACAAGGAGTGTTGGCACGAGATAAACTCCATTATCCCTCATTTCGGCCGCTGTTCTCTTGTCAATGTATGTTCCATGTTCTATCGAATCTATACCAACTTTTATACAATTTTTTATACCTTCCAGTCCGTGTGCATGGGCCATTGTCTTTTTACCCTTGAAATGAGCCTCCTCTACTATAACCTTTAACTCTTTCTTGGTGAATTGAATGTCATCAGGTTTATCATTAGCGCTCATAACCCCACCAGTGGCCATGACCTTTATAACATCCGCCCCAGCCCTTAAAACTTCCCTAGTCTTTTTCCTCACTTCTGATGGGCCATCACATATGCCACTGGGCAATCCCGGATATTTAAGTTCGATATTTAGGCCTGATTTCATGTGAAAATCGAAATGTCCGCCTGTTATTGAAAGGGGGACTACACTTATCTGCATTCTCGGCGCCGGTACTATACCCTTCTGTGAGGCGAGTTTAACTCCAAAATCCGCCATACCAGCATCCCTTATAGTGGTGACTCCTGTGTTGATGGTTGCGCGCATATTATTGATAGCATTATAAAAATAGAGCGATAATGGCGTTTCTATCCTATCCTCTAATTTAAAGCCTTTCTCCATGATATGTACATGGGCATCTATAAACCCTGGGAGGATAAAATAATCATCTGCATCGATTACATGGGCCCCAGTTTCATGTTGGGTTGAAATAGACTCAATTATACCATCTTTTACCAATATAGAACCCCTAAAATGATCATGTACCTTTAAATCTACTATTTCACCAGTAATTATTAGTTCATCCATAAAAGAACACCAATACTCTCTATGTTTATCATATGTATATGGGGTTTTGCATAGCTAATCCTTTCAATGAAGCATTTACTTTGGGGCGGTTCTTATAATACCAGAATGCCCATCAACTTCAACTTCCATGGAATTCTTTATGATTTTCATAACATCCTTTTCCGGCTGATCTACTAGGGGTATACCAGCCATTATAGCCCCAGTGGCTATTATAGGCTCCGCATTTTTGCAGATGATCGCAGCTGGCGCTTTCCCATTCTTCGCTAATTGGAAGATCACATATGAGCCCACAGTAGATCCCTTACCCCCAGGGATTATGAGGATCCTGCCTTTCAAGCTTTCACCATATAAAGGATGTCGAGGGTCTATTATAGTCCCTGTTTTAGGGTCCACGCCACCAAGGAAACTTAAAGGTTCGTTGGATATAAGGGCCTTACCACGGCCTATACCTTCTGACAAAACCCTACATTTTATATCCATTTTAAAAACCCTATATTTCTTTTTTCATGATCTCTCGGAGTACTGATGTTCCATAAGATCCTTTCGGTATTGAAAATTCCACAATTAAACCATCAGCAGCTGCTTCGACTTTAGCATCCCATAATTTGAATCTTATGGGTCTGCGGATACCATGACTTCCTAATTGGGGCATTTTATCACACTTAAAAAGGTCTAAGGTTATCCCCTCTTCCTCGAGGACTCTCTTTTCGATTTCACCTATTTTACCAGTGGCAAGGGGGACCTTGCTACCATATAATGGCGCTGTTGGATGGGCCTCAAACCCTTTTATCATTTCATCCAATTTTCTAGGTT
This region includes:
- a CDS encoding heavy metal translocating P-type ATPase translates to MKVNIRIGGMSCAGCALRIEEALKQIDGVKEVNVNFATAKATIEYDPKKIGIKDIEQVIKENGYQVLNDKIQVKVGGMTCAMCAKTIESRLEQLEGIIDATVNLGAETAYIEYNKDLISIEDIKRVIEGLGYQFLGTKGELVDEKLSKDLKSKKKRIMVGLGVSIPLMLIMYLKITFPFMNYIMLLISILPFLYVSYPIFNAAIRSLQAKTLNMDVMYSMGIGVAFISSLLGTFNILSQNFIFYETALMLAAFLTLGRYLEAKAKGKTSEAIKKLLELQPETATLLKDDKEIEVPVETLKEDDILIVKTGDRIPADGIIIEGQAHIDESMVTGEPIPVFKDKGKDVVAGTINTDGIIKIRTTHTGEETFLAKIIRLVEEAQGSKPPLQRIADKAVSYFIPTVLIIAFTAFIFWYLKGMGLLFSLTAFISTLVVACPCALGLATPTAVTVGIGRGAELGILIKKGEILEVSEKITKVLFDKTGTLTEGKPYVTDIIPLKGDERDIIQLAASIEANSRHPIAKAIVSKAKNIPLIKVHELKSIPGKGLIGSANSQRILVGNISLFKDNKISIDNSDIISKLQEEGKTIVLVGRDQELLGVIAVSDKIKENSLKAINAIREMGLEAVMVTGDNPITAKTVAEKLGIDRVLSQVLPEDKVNIVSKMRENGTVAFVGDGINDAPALAAADVGIAIGSGTDVAIEAADIVLVKDDPVDVPAAVQLARKVVSRVKWNIFWAFAYNMILIPVAAGILYPAFKLTFRPEFAGLAMALSSVTVVSLSLLLRSYTPPVKKMDKNH
- a CDS encoding amidohydrolase family protein, translated to MDELIITGEIVDLKVHDHFRGSILVKDGIIESISTQHETGAHVIDADDYFILPGFIDAHVHIMEKGFKLEDRIETPLSLYFYNAINNMRATINTGVTTIRDAGMADFGVKLASQKGIVPAPRMQISVVPLSITGGHFDFHMKSGLNIELKYPGLPSGICDGPSEVRKKTREVLRAGADVIKVMATGGVMSANDKPDDIQFTKKELKVIVEEAHFKGKKTMAHAHGLEGIKNCIKVGIDSIEHGTYIDKRTAAEMRDNGVYLVPTLLVTAELAKKAKKSEIPSYSRKDAIEVAKVHKENIETAYEEGVQLVMGTDSGVVEHGQNLRELSYLYDIGMEPSEILESATLKAAECIGWDDRIGSLDKGKFADIIVVKENPLENIKSLADPDNILLVVKDGKILKNLLGVS
- a CDS encoding DUF126 domain-containing protein, whose amino-acid sequence is MDIKCRVLSEGIGRGKALISNEPLSFLGGVDPKTGTIIDPRHPLYGESLKGRILIIPGGKGSTVGSYVIFQLAKNGKAPAAIICKNAEPIIATGAIMAGIPLVDQPEKDVMKIIKNSMEVEVDGHSGIIRTAPK